The following coding sequences lie in one Hydrogenophaga sp. PBL-H3 genomic window:
- a CDS encoding TetR/AcrR family transcriptional regulator gives MARPKSASHDLKRDEILDVAANCFARQSFPAASMNDIAAACGTSKARLYHYYESKEAILFDLLDRYTQRLLALIGESEARAQRKNLSERDALSELVRAFLTEYETSATRHVALVSDTKFLGELQRELILNRQRDVVAAFTRFLKRAYPERVTPANQTALTMMLFGMINWTFTWLRPGGPMSYDAFADEVITLMERGLAGSSQG, from the coding sequence ATGGCCCGACCCAAATCTGCTTCTCATGACTTGAAACGCGACGAAATCCTCGACGTCGCGGCCAACTGTTTCGCGCGCCAGAGCTTCCCCGCCGCCAGCATGAACGACATCGCCGCGGCCTGCGGCACCAGCAAGGCGCGGCTCTACCACTACTACGAGAGCAAGGAAGCGATCCTGTTCGACCTGCTCGACCGCTACACCCAGCGCCTGCTCGCGCTCATCGGCGAGTCGGAGGCGCGCGCGCAGCGCAAGAACCTGAGCGAACGCGACGCCCTGAGCGAACTGGTGCGCGCCTTCCTCACCGAATACGAGACCTCGGCCACGCGCCACGTGGCACTGGTGTCCGACACCAAGTTCCTCGGCGAACTTCAGCGAGAACTCATCCTGAACCGCCAGCGCGATGTGGTGGCCGCCTTCACCCGCTTCCTCAAGCGCGCCTACCCCGAGCGGGTGACACCGGCCAACCAGACCGCGCTGACCATGATGTTGTTCGGCATGATCAACTGGACCTTCACATGGCTGCGCCCGGGCGGCCCGATGAGCTACGACGCCTTCGCAGACGAGGTGATCACCCTGATGGAACGTGGTCTTGCGGGCTCGTCCCAGGGTTGA
- a CDS encoding MBL fold metallo-hydrolase has product MSKAFASQADLDDKKTTFEQLSPHCWAYTAEGDPNSGVIIGEKFIMVSDATATPAMAQDLIKHIRTVSDKPIKYVLLTHYHAVRVLGASAYVAEGATEVIASRGTYELIVERGAQDMQSEMERFPRLFRGADSVPGLTWPTLVVGDGKPGRQGSLEVDLGGVKVSIWHPGPGHTRGDTIAWVEEEKVLFSGDLVEYEAGVYTGDAQLEEWPATLEALRALGAEYIVPGRGEAMKGNADVNKALDYTKRWVTTLFQAGKEAAAAGMDLKTAMAHTRKSMDPVFGHVFIYEHCLPFDVSRAYDEAQGIKNPRIWTAERDKEMWSALQA; this is encoded by the coding sequence ATGAGCAAAGCATTCGCCTCCCAGGCCGACCTGGACGACAAGAAAACCACCTTTGAACAGCTCAGCCCGCACTGCTGGGCCTACACCGCCGAAGGCGACCCGAACTCGGGCGTGATCATTGGTGAGAAGTTCATCATGGTCAGCGACGCCACCGCCACCCCGGCCATGGCGCAAGACCTGATCAAACACATCCGCACCGTCTCCGACAAGCCGATCAAGTACGTGCTGCTGACCCACTACCACGCGGTCCGCGTGCTGGGCGCGAGCGCCTACGTGGCCGAGGGCGCGACCGAAGTGATCGCCAGCCGCGGCACGTACGAACTCATCGTGGAGCGCGGCGCACAAGACATGCAGAGCGAGATGGAGCGCTTCCCGCGTCTGTTCCGCGGCGCCGACAGCGTGCCCGGCCTGACCTGGCCCACCCTCGTTGTCGGTGACGGCAAGCCGGGCCGCCAGGGCAGCCTGGAGGTGGACCTGGGCGGCGTGAAGGTCAGCATCTGGCACCCGGGCCCGGGCCACACGCGCGGCGACACCATTGCCTGGGTGGAAGAAGAGAAGGTCTTGTTCAGCGGCGACCTCGTGGAGTACGAGGCCGGCGTCTACACCGGCGACGCGCAACTGGAAGAGTGGCCCGCCACGCTGGAGGCGTTGCGCGCTCTGGGCGCCGAGTACATCGTGCCGGGCCGAGGCGAAGCCATGAAGGGCAACGCCGACGTGAACAAGGCGCTGGACTACACGAAGCGCTGGGTCACCACCCTGTTCCAGGCCGGCAAGGAAGCCGCCGCCGCCGGCATGGACCTCAAGACCGCGATGGCCCACACCCGCAAGAGCATGGACCCGGTGTTCGGCCACGTGTTCATCTACGAACACTGCCTGCCGTTCGACGTGAGCCGTGCCTACGACGAAGCCCAGGGCATCAAGAACCCGCGCATCTGGACCGCTGAGCGGGACAAGGAGATGTGGAGCGCGTTGCAGGCCTGA